Proteins co-encoded in one Bos taurus isolate L1 Dominette 01449 registration number 42190680 breed Hereford chromosome X, ARS-UCD2.0, whole genome shotgun sequence genomic window:
- the RPL36A gene encoding large ribosomal subunit protein eL42 translates to MVNVPKTRRTFCKKCGKHQPHKVTQYKKGKDSLYAQGKRRYDRKQSGYGGQTKPIFRKKAKTTKKIVLRLECVEPNCRSKRMLAIKRCKHFELGGDKKRKGQVIQF, encoded by the exons ATG GTGAACGTTCCAAAAACCCGCCGGACTTTCTGTAAGAAGTGTGGGAAGCACCAGCCCCACAAAGTGACACAGTACAAGAAGGGCAAGGATTCTCTGTATGCCCAGG GAAAGCGGCGTTATGACAGGAAACAGAGTGGCTATGGTGGGCAGACTAAGCCGATTTTCCGGAAAAAG gctaaaactacaaagaagattgtACTGAGGCTTGAATGTGTTGAGCCCAACTGTAGATCAAAGAGAATGCTGGCTATTAAGAGATGCAAGCATTTTGAGCTGGGAGGTGATAAGAAGAGAAAG GGCCAAGTGATCCAGTTTTGA
- the GLA gene encoding alpha-galactosidase A yields the protein MMTATMKPVSRVLRLGCVLAFCFQVLVPYGLPRAWGLDNGLAMTPTMGWLHWERFMCNVNCQEEPDSCISEKLFLQIAEIMASDGWKDVGYEYICIDDCWMAPERDSKGRLQADPKRFPGGIHRLADYVHSKGLKLGIYADVGNKTCAGFPGSFGYYDIDAQTFADWGVDLLKFDGCYCDSIQHLAEGYKQMSLALNRTGRSIVYSCEWPLYVWPIFKPNYTEIREYCNHWRNFADIYDSWESIRKTLDWTSSNQKIIVPVAGPGGWNDPDMLVIGNFGLSRDQQITQMALWAIMAAPLLMSNDLRHISPEAKALLQDKDVIAINQDRLGKQGYWLRKEDNFEMWERPLLNLAWAVAIVNLQEIGGPRSYTISVTSLGRGLACNPNCLITELLPEKRKLGIYEWTSTLKTQINPTGTVLLRLETTSSAQFSHSVVSDFL from the exons ATGATGACAGCGACGATGAAACCGGTGAGCAGAGTCCTGCGGCTGGGCTGCGTGCTGGCCTTTTGCTTCCAGGTCCTGGTTCCCTACGGGCTCCCTAGGGCTTGGGGCCTGGACAACGGCTTGGCGATGACCCCTACCATGGGCTGGCTGCACTGGGAGCGCTTCATGTGCAACGTGAACTGCCAAGAAGAGCCGGATTCCTGTATCAG CGAGAAGCTCTTCCTGCAGATAGCTGAGATCATGGCCTCAGATGGCTGGAAGGATGTAGGTTATGAGTACATCTGCATTGATGACTGTTGGATGGCTCCGGAAAGAGATTCAAAAGGCAGACTTCAGGCAGACCCTAAACGCTTTCCTGGTGGGATCCACCGCCTGGCTGATTAT GTTCATAGCAAAGGACTGAAGCTAGGGATTTATGCAGATGTTGGAAATAAAACCTGCGCAGGCTTCCCTGGGAGTTTTGGATACTATGACATTGATGCCCAGACCTTCGCTGACTGGGGAGTAGATCTGCTAAAATTTGATGGTTGTTACTGTGACAGTATACAACATTTGGCAGAGG GTTATAAGCAAATGTCCTTGGCCCTGAACAGGACTGGCAGAAGCATTGTGTATTCCTGTGAGTGGCCCCTTTATGTGTGGCCCATCTTTAAG CCCAATTACACAGAAATCCGAGAGTACTGCAATCACTGGAGAAATTTTGCTGACATTTATGATTCTTGGGAAAGTATAAGGAAAACCTTGGACTGGACATCTTCTAACCAGAAGATAATTGTTCCTGTTGCAGGACCAGGAGGTTGGAATGACCCAGATATG TTGGTGATTGGCAACTTTGGCCTCAGCCGGGATCAGCAAATAACTCAGATGGCCCTCTGGGCTATCATGGCGGCTCCGTTACTCATGTCCAATGATCTCCGACACATCAGCCCTGAAGCCAAAGCCCTTCTTCAGGATAAGGATGTAATTGCCATCAACCAGGACCGCTTAGGCAAACAGGGTTACTGGCTTAGAAAG GAGGACAACTTTGAGATGTGGGAACGCCCTCTCTTGAACTTAGCATGGGCTGTGGCTATAGTAAACCTGCAAGAGATTGGTGGACCTCGTTCTTACACCATCTCTGTTACTTCCTTGGGTCGAGGACTGGCCTGCAATCCCAACTGCCTGATCACAGAACTCCTGCCTGAGAAGAGGAAGCTTGGGATTTATGAATGGACTTCAActttaaaaactcaaataaatCCCACAGGCACGGTTTTGCTTAGGCTAGAAACAAcaagctcagctcagttcagtcactcagttgtgtctgactttttgtga